A single window of Pseudarthrobacter defluvii DNA harbors:
- a CDS encoding FAD-dependent oxidoreductase, which yields MSSYSETAANRPLRVAIVGAGPAGVYAADILTKSSGVKDGDFQVSIDLFEAYPAPYGLIRYGVAPDHPRIKGIVNALHKVLDRGDIRFLGNVTYGRDLTLHDFRAFYDAVIFSTGAIKDADLDIPGINLQGSFGGADFVSWYDGHPDVPRQWPLEAREIAVIGNGNVALDVARMLAKHPEELLTTEIPDNVYAGLKASPVTDVHVFGRRGPAQVKFTPLELRELSHMDDVDIVLYPEDFEFDEASDEAIRSNNQVKTMVNTLTNWLVEEHAESDNPSSRRLHLHFLHNPVEVLDDGTGKVGGIKFERMQLDGTGNAKGTGEYVEYPVQAVYRAIGYHGSALDELEYDAKRGVIPNEGGRVLDANGNPVPGIYTTGWIKRGPVGLIGHTKGDALETIGFLLEDRLTLPAAKNPDPQAIIDLLEERGIEYTTWEGWNKLDAHEAGLGADWTGPEGLDHVVRERIKVVPREDMIRISRG from the coding sequence CATCGTCGGCGCGGGACCGGCAGGAGTTTACGCTGCGGACATCCTCACCAAGTCCAGCGGGGTGAAGGACGGTGACTTCCAGGTCAGCATCGACCTCTTTGAGGCCTACCCCGCGCCGTACGGCCTCATCAGGTACGGCGTTGCCCCGGACCATCCCCGCATCAAGGGCATCGTCAACGCCCTGCACAAGGTGCTGGACCGGGGCGACATCCGGTTCCTGGGCAACGTGACCTACGGCCGGGACCTCACGCTGCACGATTTCCGGGCCTTCTACGACGCCGTGATCTTCTCCACCGGCGCCATCAAGGACGCCGACTTGGACATTCCGGGCATCAACCTGCAGGGCTCCTTCGGCGGCGCCGACTTCGTCTCCTGGTACGACGGGCATCCTGACGTCCCCCGCCAGTGGCCGCTGGAGGCCAGGGAAATCGCCGTCATCGGCAACGGGAACGTGGCCCTGGACGTTGCCCGCATGCTGGCCAAGCACCCCGAGGAACTGCTCACCACCGAGATCCCGGACAACGTTTATGCCGGCCTGAAAGCCTCGCCCGTCACCGACGTCCACGTCTTCGGCCGCCGCGGCCCCGCCCAGGTCAAGTTCACCCCACTGGAACTGCGGGAGCTGTCCCACATGGACGACGTCGACATCGTCCTGTACCCCGAGGATTTTGAATTCGACGAGGCCTCGGACGAAGCCATCCGCAGCAACAACCAGGTGAAGACCATGGTGAACACGCTCACCAACTGGCTGGTGGAGGAGCATGCGGAGTCCGACAACCCCTCCTCCCGCAGGCTGCACCTGCACTTCCTGCACAACCCCGTTGAGGTGCTCGACGACGGCACGGGCAAGGTGGGCGGTATCAAGTTTGAGCGCATGCAGCTGGACGGGACGGGCAACGCCAAGGGCACGGGGGAGTACGTCGAATACCCCGTCCAGGCCGTCTACCGCGCCATCGGGTACCACGGGTCGGCGCTGGACGAACTGGAATACGACGCCAAGCGCGGCGTCATTCCCAACGAGGGCGGCCGCGTCCTGGACGCCAACGGCAACCCCGTTCCGGGCATCTACACCACAGGCTGGATCAAGCGCGGCCCGGTCGGTTTGATCGGGCACACCAAGGGCGATGCCCTGGAGACCATCGGCTTCCTGCTGGAGGACCGGCTGACCCTGCCCGCGGCCAAGAACCCGGATCCGCAGGCCATCATCGACCTGCTTGAGGAACGCGGCATCGAATACACCACCTGGGAAGGGTGGAACAAGCTCGATGCCCACGAGGCAGGGCTCGGCGCGGACTGGACCGGACCCGAAGGCCTGGACCATGTGGTGCGGGAACGCATCAAGGTGGTGCCGCGCGAGGACATGATCCGCATCTCCCGCGGCTGA
- a CDS encoding GAF domain-containing protein — MTNLLQPEPRQRAALAGHELLGRLAPERPGPGGATPEIPGLRKLIRESWQRSASFKANPDNAAAPLAFDWDELEDYRRQHPLAAIMPVINKLLVQPSHDSGLLVAVGDEVGRLLWVDGDPTLQRRAEGMMFVPGADWSEASVGTSAPGTALVLGRGIQIAGAEHYQRAVHPWSCTAVPFHDPDSGAVLGVVDITGTDTAVAPHTLSLVEATVAAAQAQLRVERLQHAAELARKPVRRRPPAPASRKGLIAGDGSRAGEGSLYRNSLQLLGRDQALLSLGGRTVSLSARHSEILALLSTHPEGLSAEELSSLLYPGEGSTITLRAEMVRLRKVIQELSPDAVPGSRPYRLPLDLVPDTGQVLSCLQRGAHRIALEIYRGRVLPRSEAPGIVELRNRVSSLLREAVLTDGSAESLLKYAALPEASDDVGIRLAALRLLPPRSPKRAAVVADLERLEAELRA, encoded by the coding sequence ATGACGAACCTGCTCCAGCCTGAACCGCGCCAGCGTGCCGCGCTGGCCGGACACGAGCTCCTGGGGCGCCTTGCCCCGGAACGCCCGGGCCCCGGCGGCGCCACTCCCGAAATCCCCGGCCTGCGCAAACTCATCCGGGAGTCCTGGCAACGGTCGGCAAGCTTCAAAGCCAACCCGGACAACGCGGCCGCACCGCTGGCCTTCGATTGGGACGAGCTGGAGGACTACCGGCGGCAGCACCCCCTCGCGGCGATCATGCCGGTCATCAACAAACTCCTGGTCCAGCCCAGCCACGACAGCGGGCTCCTGGTAGCGGTGGGCGACGAAGTGGGCAGGCTGCTGTGGGTGGACGGGGACCCCACCCTCCAGCGCAGGGCCGAAGGGATGATGTTCGTGCCCGGTGCCGACTGGTCAGAGGCGAGCGTCGGCACCAGCGCCCCCGGCACCGCCCTTGTCCTGGGGCGTGGAATCCAGATTGCCGGCGCCGAGCACTACCAGCGCGCGGTACATCCCTGGAGCTGCACGGCCGTTCCCTTCCATGATCCGGACTCCGGCGCGGTGCTCGGCGTCGTGGACATCACCGGGACGGACACCGCGGTGGCGCCGCACACGCTTTCGCTGGTGGAGGCCACGGTGGCGGCCGCGCAGGCGCAGCTGCGGGTGGAGCGCCTGCAGCATGCTGCGGAGCTGGCCAGGAAACCCGTACGACGGCGGCCCCCGGCTCCCGCAAGCAGGAAGGGCCTGATTGCCGGGGACGGAAGCCGCGCCGGGGAAGGAAGCCTCTACCGGAACAGCCTGCAACTGCTGGGCCGCGACCAGGCGCTGCTGAGCCTGGGCGGCCGGACGGTTTCGCTGTCTGCCCGGCACAGCGAGATCCTTGCCCTGCTCAGCACGCACCCGGAAGGGCTCAGCGCCGAGGAACTCAGCTCGCTGCTGTACCCGGGGGAGGGTTCGACTATCACGCTCCGCGCGGAGATGGTCCGTCTCCGGAAGGTCATCCAGGAGCTGAGCCCGGACGCGGTTCCCGGCTCACGCCCGTACCGGCTTCCGCTGGACCTGGTGCCGGACACGGGCCAGGTGCTCAGCTGCCTGCAGCGCGGCGCCCACCGCATAGCCCTGGAAATCTACCGCGGACGGGTGCTTCCGCGCTCGGAGGCGCCGGGCATTGTGGAGCTGAGGAACAGGGTTTCATCCCTGCTCCGGGAAGCTGTCCTCACGGACGGCAGTGCCGAGTCCCTGCTCAAGTATGCCGCGCTGCCTGAGGCAAGTGACGACGTCGGGATCCGCCTCGCCGCGCTCCGCCTCCTGCCGCCGCGCTCACCCAAGCGCGCCGCCGTCGTGGCCGACCTGGAACGGCTGGAAGCCGAACTGCGGGCCTGA
- the exaC gene encoding acetaldehyde dehydrogenase ExaC, giving the protein MTVYAQPGTDGSKVTFKDRYENWIGGEWVAPVKGQYFENITPVTGKAFCEVARGTAEDIELALDAAHKAAPSWGKTSVAERAAVLNKIADRIDENLEMLAVAETWDNGKPVRETLNADLPLASDHFRYFASAVRAQEGSLSQLDDNTTAYHFHEPLGVVGQIIPWNFPILMAVWKLAPALAAGNTVVLKPAEQTPSSILVLMELIADLLPAGVVNVVNGFGVEAGKPLASSSRIRKIAFTGETTTGRLISQYASQNLIPVTLELGGKSPNIFFNDVAQENDAFYDKAQEGFALFAFNQGEVCTCPSRALVQEDIYESFMADAVARVEKMIQGNPLDTETQVGAQASNDQLEKILSYIDIGKQEGAKVLTGGARAELPGDLAGGFYVQPTVFEGHNRMRIFQEEIFGPVVAVTKFSDYNDAMGIANDTLYGLGAGVWSRNGNVAYRAGREIQAGRVWVNNYHAYPAGAAFGGYKSSGIGRENHAMMLDHYQQTKNLLVSYDENKLGFF; this is encoded by the coding sequence ATGACCGTTTACGCACAGCCGGGAACCGACGGTTCGAAGGTCACCTTCAAGGACCGGTACGAGAACTGGATTGGCGGCGAATGGGTGGCCCCGGTGAAGGGCCAGTACTTCGAGAACATCACGCCGGTGACCGGCAAGGCCTTCTGCGAGGTGGCCCGCGGGACGGCCGAGGACATTGAACTGGCTTTGGACGCGGCGCACAAGGCCGCACCTTCCTGGGGAAAGACGTCCGTGGCGGAGCGCGCCGCCGTCCTGAACAAGATCGCGGACCGCATCGACGAGAACCTTGAGATGCTGGCCGTCGCCGAAACCTGGGACAACGGCAAGCCCGTCCGGGAGACCCTCAACGCAGACCTGCCGCTGGCTTCGGACCACTTCCGCTACTTCGCCTCCGCCGTCCGGGCCCAGGAGGGCAGCCTGTCCCAGTTGGACGACAACACCACCGCGTACCACTTCCACGAACCGCTCGGCGTGGTGGGCCAAATCATCCCCTGGAACTTCCCCATCCTGATGGCGGTCTGGAAGCTTGCGCCCGCGCTCGCTGCCGGCAACACCGTAGTGCTTAAGCCGGCGGAGCAGACGCCGTCGTCGATCCTGGTCCTGATGGAGCTCATCGCGGATCTGCTGCCGGCGGGTGTGGTGAATGTGGTCAACGGCTTCGGCGTGGAGGCCGGCAAGCCGCTTGCCTCCAGTTCCCGGATCCGGAAGATCGCCTTCACCGGCGAGACCACCACCGGCCGGCTTATCAGCCAGTACGCCAGCCAGAACCTCATCCCGGTCACCCTGGAACTGGGCGGCAAGAGCCCGAACATCTTCTTCAACGATGTTGCGCAGGAAAATGACGCCTTCTACGACAAGGCGCAGGAGGGCTTCGCGCTGTTCGCCTTCAACCAGGGTGAAGTGTGCACCTGCCCGTCGCGCGCGCTGGTGCAGGAGGACATCTACGAGTCCTTCATGGCCGACGCCGTGGCCCGGGTGGAAAAGATGATACAGGGCAACCCGCTGGACACCGAAACCCAGGTCGGCGCGCAGGCATCCAACGACCAACTGGAAAAGATCCTGTCCTACATTGACATCGGAAAGCAGGAAGGCGCCAAAGTGCTCACCGGCGGCGCCCGTGCAGAGCTCCCCGGCGACCTGGCCGGCGGCTTCTACGTCCAGCCCACCGTGTTCGAGGGCCACAACAGGATGCGGATCTTCCAGGAGGAGATCTTCGGCCCCGTGGTGGCGGTGACCAAGTTCAGCGACTACAACGACGCCATGGGCATCGCGAACGACACCCTTTACGGCCTCGGCGCCGGTGTGTGGTCCCGCAACGGCAACGTGGCCTACCGTGCAGGCCGTGAAATCCAAGCCGGCCGTGTCTGGGTGAACAACTACCACGCCTACCCGGCCGGCGCGGCCTTCGGCGGCTACAAGTCGTCCGGCATTGGCCGTGAAAACCACGCCATGATGCTGGACCACTACCAGCAGACCAAGAACCTGCTGGTCAGCTACGACGAAAACAAGCTGGGTTTCTTCTAG
- a CDS encoding DUF779 domain-containing protein, giving the protein MASTRLDAAVTLPGEDFSRVALTPAAVDLLRMLWDRHGPLMFHQSGGCCDGSSPMCYPAGDFITGEADVLLGLFDLSDGLKPLPLEFWMSREQFNYWSHTHLTVDVVPGRGSGFSVEAPEGKRFLIRSTLMEWPS; this is encoded by the coding sequence ATGGCTTCGACCAGGCTTGATGCCGCGGTGACGCTGCCCGGGGAAGATTTTTCCCGGGTGGCGCTCACGCCAGCCGCAGTGGACCTGCTGCGGATGCTGTGGGACCGGCACGGCCCGCTCATGTTCCACCAGTCGGGCGGATGCTGCGACGGGTCATCGCCCATGTGCTATCCGGCCGGGGACTTCATCACAGGGGAAGCGGACGTCCTGCTGGGATTGTTCGATCTCTCGGACGGCTTGAAGCCGCTGCCGCTGGAGTTCTGGATGTCCCGTGAGCAGTTCAACTACTGGAGCCACACGCACCTGACTGTCGACGTTGTGCCCGGCCGGGGGAGCGGCTTTTCCGTTGAAGCACCGGAGGGTAAACGCTTCCTAATCCGGTCAACGCTGATGGAATGGCCTTCCTAG